aGTTACGACAAACGTGTTATTGCATTTTTGATAAccaaatacataaataatcaaatatataaataatattgttaataaaacaattctATTAAATACCATAACTCATAAGTTATGGTATTTAACAATGCATTTGTCAAGACAtttgtaactaaaaaatattatttttaaaacagctaattatcattgtttattttaacgGTAAAATAGATTTGTCTAAAttagttactttttattttgtaactaatttgtcacaaaaaaaaaagaaaaagaagtttcaatttgaaaagttacatctcagttattttatttaaacttataaaagtgCAACTTTTGAAAAGTGTAAACTGAAACGTAacttaacgttaaaaaaatctatatttgagACGTATTTTAATTACATCTTATATCTAGATTTTGTTACGTTgcaatacgttttttttttttggtaaataatACAAGCGTAATACttcacaattttttataaacccacaagcaaaatagtatataaaatgtCAACCTTtcatatgatatattttattaattaatacatATTAATTAGCTAAAGCCAATTATGTGTGTAGTTTGCACTTTCTGTGCAATATTTGTTGCTCAATCATGGCTCTCTTAACATCTCTATCTTTCTCTATATACATTGCTcctctatatatatacacatatatgaaaaaacaattaattaaaaggATACCATAGGTTACAATCTTGCGTGTCATTTGGTCAAAATGTTACAtgttattacataattttttgcaCGCAGCATTACACTACAGTGTTACGCATTGTTACATTTCATTGTTACGTCTCAGTTACATAAATATAATGGACATTTTGCATGTAACTTTACGTTACAGTGTTACGTATTGTTACATAAAATGTTACGTCTCAGTTACATAAAAATAACGGACATTTTGTGCGTAACATAACAAACCTTATTTACACTACAATACATAacgtaactttaaaatgttatagggGATAGTGTTTCATTAATGATAGTTTCATTAATGATAGTGTTTCCTTAATAATAGTGTTTCCTTAATGATATTGTTTCCTTAATAATAGTGTTTCCTTAATGATATTGTTTCCTTAATAATAGTGTTTCCTTAATAATAGTGTTTCATTAATAATAGTGTTTCACTAATGTTAGTGTTTCCTTAATAAGCAACCAATagacaatttttaaatcaaagaaatataaaaaaaaattcagaacttttttttatcatgcaCAATAATTAATCAAATAGAAACATACTTTTATCTTTAAACCTTGTTTTGTCAAATAACCTTCTTTTGAATTTATCTAAAAGATgtaaaacataattatattaactaacctgcatttttatatatagaaatttttaaatgcaaactttttttaataatgaatttgGAATAAGCATTAATTCTAAatgaatagaaaattttttttgaaaaaatgtcacGTTTTAGGGTAAATCTAGAATGTTCCATATACAGAACATATGGTTGTTCCAGTCACATAAGGCGACTGAAAAattggtttaataataattacagatattgtgttgaaaataaataacttcgACACGCTTATCtttacacatttttatattagcaaaatgcttataaaaaaagtagctAATGATGTTAATTAAAGTATTACCGAAAGttgtataaagttttatttatattatttaattatataaattttttttataaaataataaaaaaagtaaaaaatattttaaaaaacaaaattttataagcaACGACTATAAactctttaataaactttataaaagaatcattaaagttaattcaGTCAAAAAGTAGAAAGATTTTggggagaaaaaaaaaaacttttttgaaagccgTTTGAACTAAATAATGATCATTGGccgtttgaattaaataatgattattaattatgtttttttattattgaaacgcatttaaataaagtaacaaatcatTGCTAatgattttctataaaaatatttatgaataatatatatatatatatatatatatatatatatatatatatatatatatatatatatatatatatatatatatatatatatatatatatatatatatatatatatatatatataataataataattttatatttatataaatatctattttttactataaatgtctttaaataaaaaaaaaattatatcaacttataacaaataaaggatttaattattttttcttttgtttacattactgcgaaaaattgtttagaatctgttttttaactttaaaatgtgGGTATTTATTTAACAACTGTTAGatgtaagttgttactttatttaaaaagggttttgcataatattatattataaaaataataaaaataaacaattcaaagttatttattctaAACGATCTTAccgttatagtttattatttattttagttaagttttaattttatttttttattttagttttagttaagttatttttattttatcttttttttttttttttacgaagatttatttgcttcattataataagttttttttaagtttcttcaAAGTTAAGgtgtatacaaatttttaaaacatattaacagtcgtgttcaagttttaaaatcaaatagtattGCACGCCTTCCTTGCCAAGCCTGtaacactatttttttaaaattaataataaatacttttgacATTATTAAGTATCATTGTTGTAAATAAGATAACTTTAAAgttgtaatatgtttttaatcaaaatatttaaaaattactttaatcatAATGATGGTATTGATAAAAGCAATTAAGGATTGGTTTCAAACATAGAACAACTTTACATTTTGAATGAATAaatctataaattaaaacactgaataatttagtaaataatttaattataattttaaatgtgaaTTTGATAGAAGGGTAAAGGTCATTCAAGAATGCCTGAACTAGTAGGAGCTCATCTCTGGAGCCTGTAAAAATATGCACAGTTGAGATAATGTTCTTAGTTACATACAACTAtgttgaataataattttatgataatttatatattacaacaattgatgttctttttttttttttaataaaacaaaaacttcaatTTCTGAAGTTAATTAAGAAAAACTATTGCTAGTTTTATATCTCTTGCTCATTAAAATCGTTTTAAAAACCGTTAATGTTAATTAGTTGATAATATTTAACTCTTGTTTGCATATACTATTTAAACTGATTATCCATTAACAGATATATAcatcaaaaatacaattttcaacaaagagaattttttgttaaattggAAAAATTGCTGGTTTCTATTAACATGcaaaaattattagataaaaattttaacaacgataaatttaatataaattcaaatatattttaagtagcagatttaataatataaaattgttattaaatcattgatttttatttattaaattactaataaaaaaaattaatttaatgcaacatttaaaaaaaacaatgataaaaccCAGGcagtattgttaaaaaaaaaatctagtttaaCATCTTTTTGCTTCAAAACTTTTTGCTTTAAGGAACCACTAGCAACAAAGTAGTATATCTtaagcaataaaattattttaaacactttttttttttaaatgatttaatgaaactttagtatatgcatttttcaaataacatcctaaatatttttcaaattgtttttttaaaactctgattttttttttaactggtcAACCTGAccagcaaaaatttattttgggaGGTCAAAACAGCAATAAGTCATTTTGGGCAGTTGACCTGCTGTACTTTGCATCGCTGCttataaaacttagttttagCCAAGTAGTATGGATGCATTTATAaggacattttcaaaaaaaaaaggttagagTTGATTTGTTGTGGGGTAGTAAGTTTCATTCTGATCGGCGTTTTCTCTTTTGTGTTACAGCAAGCCTCGGAATCAGGAAAAATGAAGTTGGCAATAATTtaccgacctcaatcttttagaggtcagcatcaggttggcaaaaaaaaatttgatataaaggtcttaccataaaacatagaaatgaggtcagcaattttttgtcaGAATTAGGTTTGGCATTTAACTGATTCTGAAGGCTGGTACAGTGATATTAGGatcattatcattaaaaaagaaCCTTAGCTtcctttttctttcaaatttccTGATGGCATTTAAATAGGATCTATTTGGTATATATTGTTCAGCCAAACTGTAACCAGGCTGTAGGTTCAGTGAGTAAATGGTTGGAAAGgttctttataattatattttcaagagCTGAAGTTGCTAAAGATCACTGTTGATATGCCTAATATACTCACTTTTTGTGAGATGCTCATATCTATTAactaagaaaatatattttattctaaaaggGTTAAAGATATGTTCATTGTTTGATGCAGTAAACTGgtatttcttgatattttgcTAGTGGATAAAGAGTTTTGCTGAACAGTGCTAGTATATTGTATacaaaattatgatttaaaaaataatggtaataaacaaaaaaaaaaggttaacagCATACAGATCTAAGCAACATCTATAAAACACATGGTCATAGCAACAAAAGAAGTATATTTTcacagaaattttaaaaataatatttgttcataataaaaataaatacttttcacATTTTTGCtaagaaaaattttgttgaaatcaCTTAAAGagttttagcattttttcacaatatttttttttttcaaaaaatttaataagtaaaattataaaagttttctaaAACATCTATGAAAGCTTTTTTGAGaggttgatatacttttgaataatttttttatgataatattaaGGAATTTATCCCAAATGCTAGAGATTTGAACCCAGATATATCtttataacttgattttttggtaaaaaaaaaaaaaaaaaagtagcatatttaaaatcaaaatgagaaatgctATAGGATAACATTGTTTGATCGACACCagaaaaagttcttttgttGACCTGTGTAATTAGAGTTACTATGACAcagtttaagttaaaataaaaatgtgttacataggttgaaaaaaataaaaaggcatAAAGCcaacttttatcttttaactttactaaaacattaaaaccaaaatctagaaaaaaaaatttctggctTCAATTTTTACAAGTCCCCTGAAACGCCCAGAAAACATTTCAGGTAGCTGTAAAAATAAGTatagattttttctttgaacaaaaaatataaacaaatgaaattaaacatACAGATTGTGGAcgaaattttttgattgatgaATCATAACCAGTTTCAGCATGAATAACAACAGTTTCATAGGAAGATGGCTCATTTACACGGCGAGGATAAGGATACTTTAACAATGTTAAaacacctatatatatatatatatatatatatatatatatatatatatatatatatatatatatatatatatatatatatatatatatatatatatatatatatatatatatatatatatgtatatatatatatatatatatatatatatatacatatatatatatatatacatatatatatatatatatatatatatatatatatatatatatatatatatatataatatatatatatatatatatatacaataagtCTGgattaaatactataaaataagTCTAGATTAAAATTACTTGGCTGGAAATAAACTATTCGTATagatttattttgaagttttataaaatttttaatttgagtagATGAACTTTGCCCCCATATTTGGCAGCCATATGTTAGGTGGAAATTAAATATAGCAtgccaaacatttatatatatatatatatatatatatatatatatatatatatatatatatatatatatatatatatatatatatgtatatatatatgtatgtatgtatatatatatatgtatatataaatgtatgtatgtatgtgtgtgtatatataaatatatatgtgtatatgtatgtatatatgtgtatgtatgtgtgtgtgtatgtatatacgtgtatgtatgtgtgtgtatgtgtgtatatatatatatatatatatatatatatatatatatatatatatatatatatatatatatatatatatatatatatatatatataatgtatgtgTGTGTCTTAAATAAATGTAGGTATAGCTTATATGGTATTATTTGTAGCACTTCCCCAAATGACCACTTCTATGCacatattgttattgttaagtattattattatctctATAAttgacattattatatttattattgctacTATTGCAAATTACTAacgttattattataactataattattattgttattactacggttattattacaactattattactgtattatcattattaattttattattattattaatttactattaagtttatatacttttacaaATTTACGGTTAATATTTGTAGGTCGTCATGTTTTTGTCAGATACATAACTGTTTGTGACTGATCCTAgctttgtattaattttattttataaagttaaataaatgattgattgattttaaaaaaccaaaaaataatatcatgtAATCTATATGAcatttttttctggtttttaaaattttaaattatattaaattatatttataactatattatattatatacatgaatttatattataaacctGATTCACCACCAAGTAAAGGTTGATTTTCAAAATGCTTTACAAGTTCACTAAATGTTGCAAATATTGCCATTCCAAAACGGTAATACTTCCCATCATATGATATTTGAAAATGCTTAACAGAATTTGCACAGCGGCATGAAAGGACATAACTATTTTCATTAGAGGTACATATACGAAGAAGGTAAGAACCATCCTGCCCATTATGAAGTAAAAGAGCCTCTGCTTGATGTCTATCCAAATTTGAATGAAACCAACTAACAGGTTTAAAATATTACCATTAACTATAAAATACTTTCAATGATAAATTCTTTTCaggtttaaaatattatcattaactATAAAATACTTTCAATGAAAAACggtttaataaaacatatttcataacttattatttaacttagagatttatttataaaacattgaacaataaaaacaaacccTAAATCCTCAACTCTATCTTCCATAACTTTAAGTCATTCCTTTATCGCGTTTAAAATGACTTAAtgctaatattatataatatttttataataactgtTCGAAgatattatatcaaataatatatctttataatatCAGTTAGGGGATATAGTTAGGGGTGAGCAAAACCGGATATCGGATCCGGTTCATTAAaattcaaacctgatttcaaAAAACGGATCGGATATCCTGCTTGGCTCACCCCTAGATAATATCTAGACTATATTATAGCCTTGTTAATTACGCCTCGTAATTAATTACGCGTTTATTATGCCCAAGAAATGACGCAATAAGATTTAGGAAAAACAAATCAGCCACATCGCACAGTGGGCTAGAGGTAGATAAAACCCTTCAAAACCAACTTTTATATTCCACTAATTTCTTTTTGCAAATGTAATCTAGAGATCCCCAGCACTATAAAACTTTTTCCCTTCTGTGATTTTTGAGCTCAGTATATCAATTATACTACaaaaatagcaatattttatttttcaaatattggtgaaaatgtaaaaaatcatataaaaatgaagTATGAGGGCAGCAAGACAATTTTGAAACACTTCAACttcttaaaagtttatattagttCATTGACATCATATATTGAAAGAAGAAATAtgaatatttactttttattgctagcttttttttaaagtgttttttagaaaaaagctattttttttatagtaatagcgaattgttttaatataaatttttcaatactaGATATAAGTACGAATtaagaaagtatatttttatgacaaaatgGTTTAAAGCTGAGTCAGCATTTTTCACAGTTTTATGAGCAAAATTAGGATAAACTTGGtacacaataattttaaaacgaCTAATGCATATACTATGAAATTTAgtacaatgatatattatatatataaagtgaaTGAGCGAAAACAAAATCTATAGGCGGGCTTAAAAACTCGTAATGGCGTTCAgcgtaaaaaaatacaattttaaaaccctctatctaaatacaaaattaacataaaagaaatcaaataaagagtcattaaattttttccGCTCAGTTTCTAGGTATATGCTTGAAGAATGTTtccaaaaaatttcaagtcataaagtttaatatttatgaaaatatgagatttgaaaaacttaaaattgcatGAAAATCATATTtcacaaaaaatgcaatttaaaaacttaaatacaaacaaaaacaatacaatattttattctaaaacccaaatttttcatttttatacttCAAAAGACCCctcaaataatatttcattGGAAAGAGTAtagaatgacatttaaaaagtatatgtatacacaactttgatttttttttttcatgttttcaacatttttttaagcacTTACCTTTTTTACACAAGTCAAAAAACACTAGGCCGCACAAGGCTGCACATTAGGGTGGGtcgtacttttaaaattttggatttttttatgtattaggGTATTAGAAGAGacgtgaataattttttttttcttaaaaagttctTCTAGTGTGGGCGCAGGGCGTTTGAAAAATGTcagttttacaaaaatcttattatatTGGCATTTTTCGGCCTTTTTTATATTAGCCAAAGGAAaggcaattattaaaaaacaataagacataaaatagacataaaaaattatatatatattcggtGCTACTTTTCTTAATGCTATACAAACACGATAGACGTAAGAAAAGTTGGCTACCATTAtggattttacaaaaaatatctacttataaattttagaaatgggAGCGCgcgtaaaaatttttttatgtgttagGATATTAGAAAAGacgtgaataattttttttttcctaaaaagttcatttattgTAGGCGCAGGGCGTTTAAAAAACGACAGCTTTacgaaaaactttaaaaaaaattagtatacaaaacttgttgttgttattttcaatGTGCGTAATGCTACTAGTATAAAATGAGGTGAATCATGAAACATAGTCATCAAACTTTGTGGGCTTTGGACTTATATCCTCCCTTCCATTACtattaaaaaccattaaaattatttaaatacaggAAATGGTGtgggattttttatttttataaagttccaATAGCTTATTTGAAGGATAATTACTAAGATAATAGTTTCCTGACGATTTGCGGTTTAAAcgagttttatttatttatgatcaCTTTGATATcctaaatattataataaaaatgtaattaacaaatttataacgtATTTATAAAGGTCGTTTTTTTACCTACTACAAAAAGTACCAATATTTCTTAACAAACATAACATCAATTTCATTGCTATAAATGGCTAAATCTACTCGAGCTCAAACAATGTTAAAATGCCCTAAATTGCATGAGCTATTGGGTAATGGACTCGAACTTTGTTTATCAGAGCTGCCTACGCTGAGAGATAGTTTACGGTATGGAATTTTGTTGCGTGATAGATCAGTTACACATTTGAATACAAGATGTAtgtgtatacaaatatttattaaaataaaaagtatttggaTGTCAGCAAATTCTACAATCCCGTTGGTCTCAGAAAAATACGCAGTCGATAAACTTGTCCTTGAATGGAAGATTGCAAAAGACATTAGAAAACTGAgaactacaaaaaaaagaaatatgtatACGGACAAGCTTGATAAGTTATTTGAGTTGACGAAATGTAAGTGCAACatcttttgtctttttaaagcTCATGTAACTTGCATATGTCCAAAAGTAGCAAAGATACCTTTGCAAGAACTATTTTTCCTACAAgctcaaagaaataaaattggTAACAAAAGTTCTTTACAAATAGGATTAGTTGATATACCAGAGACACATTGGTTAACAAGATATTTAGGTAGAAAAGAATCAGACTCTAAAATACCTGGAACACTTAGTGAGGATGCAAGTAAAtgctaaaatactaaaaatatttttgtcaatttttgtttaaactgtgaattaaaaagttgagtataaattgattataaatttttttcattaaaattgtttaacataatttattttctccTTTAGCAGTAGAATTTCAAACAAC
This Hydra vulgaris chromosome 04, alternate assembly HydraT2T_AEP DNA region includes the following protein-coding sequences:
- the LOC100203917 gene encoding dual adapter for phosphotyrosine and 3-phosphotyrosine and 3-phosphoinositide isoform X6, producing the protein MEDRVEDLGWFHSNLDRHQAEALLLHNGQDGSYLLRICTSNENSYVLSCRCANSVKHFQISYDGKYYRFGMAIFATFSELVKHFENQPLLGGESGVLTLLKYPYPRRVNEPSSYETVVIHAETGYDSSIKKFRPQSINSKEGYLTKQGLKIKSWRTRWFVLFRNELLYYKSKKEKQPLGILNLKICLSVTKDEEIGKKYAFRIHMPYRVYYVYAVSDIERQEWIDILCWKLIQNGNE
- the LOC100203917 gene encoding dual adapter for phosphotyrosine and 3-phosphotyrosine and 3-phosphoinositide isoform X8; amino-acid sequence: MEDRVEDLGWFHSNLDRHQAEALLLHNGQDGSYLLRICTSNENSYVLSCRCANSVKHFQISYDGKYYRFGMAIFATFSELVKHFENQPLLGGESGVLTLLKYPYPRRVNEPSSYETVVIHAETGYDSSIKKFRPQSINSKEGYLTKQGLKIKEKQPLGILNLKICLSVTKDEEIGKKYAFRIHMPYRVYYVYAVSDIERQEWIDILCWKLIQNGNE
- the LOC100203917 gene encoding dual adapter for phosphotyrosine and 3-phosphotyrosine and 3-phosphoinositide isoform X7, coding for MEDRVEDLGWFHSNLDRHQAEALLLHNGQDGSYLLRICTSNENSYVLSCRCANSVKHFQISYDGKYYRFGMAIFATFSELVKHFENQPLLGGESGVLTLLKYPYPRRVNEPSSYETVVIHAETGYDSSIKKFRPQSSWRTRWFVLFRNELLYYKSKKEKQPLGILNLKICLSVTKDEEIGKKYAFRIHMPYRVYYVYAVSDIERQEWIDILCWKLIQNGNE